One genomic segment of Misgurnus anguillicaudatus chromosome 23, ASM2758022v2, whole genome shotgun sequence includes these proteins:
- the crygs1 gene encoding crystallin, gamma S1 isoform X1 has product MGRVSTKIIFYEDKNFQGRRYECDSDCSDFHTYLNRCNSIRVESGAWVVYERPNFMGHQYVLTRGEYPDYQRWMGLNDRLCSCKMIHFASGSEYKIQLYDKGDFTGQVYETTEDCPSVVDRFRTREVHSCKVMDGIWIFFEHPNYRGRQYLLEKGEYRKPVDWGAVCPTVQSIKRLTE; this is encoded by the exons ATGGGCCGGGTGAGTACGAAG ATCATTTTTTACGAGGACAAAAACTTCCAGGGTCGCCGGTACGAATGCGACAGCGACTGCTCCGACTTCCACACCTACCTGAACCGATGCAACTCCATCCGTGTGGAGAGCGGAGCTTGGGTGGTGTACGAGAGACCCAACTTTATGGGCCACCAGTATGTCCTGACCCGGGGCGAGTATCCGGATTACCAACGTTGGATGGGCCTCAATGATCGTCTCTGTTCCTGCAAGATGATTCACTTC GCCAGCGGTTCCGAGTACAAGATCCAGCTCTACGACAAAGGAGATTTCACGGGCCAGGTGTACGAGACCACCGAGGACTGCCCATCTGTGGTGGACCGTTTCCGTACCCGTGAGGTTCACTCCTGTAAGGTCATGGATGGGATCTGGATCTTCTTTGAGCACCCGAACTACAGGGGGCGCCAGTATTTACTGGAGAAGGGGGAATACCGTAAGCCCGTGGACTGGGGCGCCGTCTGCCCTACGGTCCAGTCCATCAAACGCCTGACGGAGTGA
- the crygs1 gene encoding crystallin, gamma S1 isoform X2 has product MGRIIFYEDKNFQGRRYECDSDCSDFHTYLNRCNSIRVESGAWVVYERPNFMGHQYVLTRGEYPDYQRWMGLNDRLCSCKMIHFASGSEYKIQLYDKGDFTGQVYETTEDCPSVVDRFRTREVHSCKVMDGIWIFFEHPNYRGRQYLLEKGEYRKPVDWGAVCPTVQSIKRLTE; this is encoded by the exons ATGGGCCGG ATCATTTTTTACGAGGACAAAAACTTCCAGGGTCGCCGGTACGAATGCGACAGCGACTGCTCCGACTTCCACACCTACCTGAACCGATGCAACTCCATCCGTGTGGAGAGCGGAGCTTGGGTGGTGTACGAGAGACCCAACTTTATGGGCCACCAGTATGTCCTGACCCGGGGCGAGTATCCGGATTACCAACGTTGGATGGGCCTCAATGATCGTCTCTGTTCCTGCAAGATGATTCACTTC GCCAGCGGTTCCGAGTACAAGATCCAGCTCTACGACAAAGGAGATTTCACGGGCCAGGTGTACGAGACCACCGAGGACTGCCCATCTGTGGTGGACCGTTTCCGTACCCGTGAGGTTCACTCCTGTAAGGTCATGGATGGGATCTGGATCTTCTTTGAGCACCCGAACTACAGGGGGCGCCAGTATTTACTGGAGAAGGGGGAATACCGTAAGCCCGTGGACTGGGGCGCCGTCTGCCCTACGGTCCAGTCCATCAAACGCCTGACGGAGTGA
- the mettl21a gene encoding protein N-lysine methyltransferase METTL21A, with the protein MALVPYNETLMPGLSKLHQSSAEFVLANHKIRLNQNWNQLGVAAVVWDAAVVLCMFLEMGTIDLKGKNAIELGAGTGLVGIVAALLGAKVTITDRKPALEFLSANVQENIPAGQQHAVQVSELTWGESLDLYPSGGYELILGADIVYLEETFPALLQTLEHLSSENTVVLLSCRIRYERDERFLMDLRRRFSVREVHYDSEKDIHIYRAMKNKSKPEL; encoded by the exons ATGGCTTTGGTTCCCTATAATGAGACTTTAATGCCGGGTCTGTCCAAGCTGCACCAGAGTTCAGCTGAATTCGTTCTAGCCAATCACAAGATCAGACTCAACCAGAACTGGAACCAGTTAGGTGTGGCTGCTGTGGTCTGGGATGCA GCGGTGGTGCTctgcatgtttttggagatGGGTACCATTGATCTTAAGGGGAAGAATGCTATTGAGCTTGGAGCGGGTACGGGTTTGGTTGGCATTGTTGCTGCTCTTCTTG GAGCAAAGGTGACGATTACAGACCGAAAACCTGCGTTGGAATTTCTGTCTGCTAATGTGCAAGAAAATATTCCTGCCGGCCAGCAGCATGCAGTGCAGGTATCTGAACTCACCTGGGGCGAAAGTCTCGACCTCTACCCATCGGGCGGCTATGAGCTCATACTGGGAGCTGACATTGTATATCTGGAAGAGACGTTCCCTGCTCTTTTGCAAACCCTTGAACACCTGAGCTCGGAGAACACGGTGGTGTTGTTGTCCTGTCGGATCCGATACGAGCGAGATGAACGGTTCTTGATGGACCTCAGGCGGAGGTTCTCGGTGCGAGAGGTTCATTACGACTCAGAGAAGGACATTCACATTTACAGAGCGATGAAAAATAAGAGCAAACCTGAACTGTAA